The following are encoded in a window of Nocardioides houyundeii genomic DNA:
- a CDS encoding thiolase family protein gives MNNDKILVLDGARTPIGSFGGMLKDVPGFELGATAAREALSRAGVDGADIEEVVMGCIGQVGPDAYNARRVAMAAGLPKNVPAYTVNRLCGSGLQAVWSAAMEMRWNDLDFTLAGGDESMTRMPFYDFGARNGYKLGNRELVDGTVTMLTDPFGGIHMGVTAENVATKYGVSREQQDEFAVESQRRAATPEAKAAFAEEIVAVEVGGRKPFTAEVDEHPKPGTTLETLAALRPAFAKGGTVTAGNASGINDGAAALVLAREGAAAERGLTGLVSIEAVTTAAMEPELMGYAPTLALAALFEKTGTMPSDIGIIELNEAFASQAVAVMRDSKLDPDQVNPYGGAIALGHPVGATGANLTLRVAKDMVRRDLELGIVTMCIGGGQALAALFRRI, from the coding sequence ATGAACAACGACAAGATCCTGGTGCTCGACGGCGCCCGCACCCCCATCGGCAGCTTCGGCGGGATGCTCAAGGACGTGCCGGGCTTCGAGCTCGGTGCCACCGCCGCCCGCGAGGCCCTCTCGCGCGCCGGCGTGGACGGCGCCGACATCGAGGAGGTGGTGATGGGCTGCATCGGCCAGGTCGGGCCGGACGCCTACAACGCCCGCCGGGTCGCGATGGCAGCGGGGCTGCCGAAGAACGTGCCCGCCTACACGGTCAACCGGCTCTGCGGCTCCGGCCTGCAGGCGGTCTGGTCGGCGGCGATGGAGATGCGCTGGAACGACCTCGACTTCACCCTCGCCGGCGGCGACGAGTCGATGACCCGGATGCCGTTCTACGACTTCGGGGCCCGCAACGGCTACAAGCTCGGCAACCGCGAGCTGGTCGACGGCACCGTGACGATGCTGACCGACCCCTTCGGCGGGATCCACATGGGCGTGACCGCGGAGAACGTGGCCACCAAGTACGGCGTCTCGCGCGAGCAGCAGGACGAGTTCGCCGTGGAGTCCCAGCGCCGCGCCGCCACCCCCGAGGCGAAGGCCGCCTTCGCCGAGGAGATCGTCGCGGTCGAGGTCGGCGGTCGCAAGCCGTTCACCGCCGAGGTCGACGAGCACCCCAAGCCCGGGACCACCCTGGAGACGCTGGCCGCGCTGCGTCCGGCGTTCGCCAAGGGCGGCACGGTCACCGCCGGCAACGCCTCGGGGATCAACGACGGCGCCGCCGCGCTGGTGCTGGCCCGCGAGGGTGCCGCGGCCGAGCGCGGGCTCACCGGACTGGTCTCGATCGAGGCGGTCACCACCGCGGCGATGGAGCCGGAGCTCATGGGCTACGCCCCGACGCTGGCGCTGGCCGCCCTGTTCGAGAAGACCGGGACGATGCCGTCCGACATCGGCATCATCGAGCTCAACGAGGCGTTCGCCTCCCAGGCGGTCGCGGTGATGCGGGACAGCAAGCTGGACCCCGACCAGGTCAACCCCTACGGCGGCGCCATCGCCCTGGGCCACCCGGTGGGCGCCACGGGCGCCAACCTGACGCTGCGGGTCGCCAAGGACATGGTCCGCCGCGACCTCGAGCTCGGCATCGTCACCATGTGCATCGGTGGCGGCCAGGCGCTGGCCGCGCTGTTCCGGAGGATCTGA
- the npdG gene encoding NADPH-dependent F420 reductase, with the protein MTELSTQTIAILGGTGPQGRGLARRFATAGLTVVLGSRAAEKAEHAAAELAEATGGAVTGAANADAAAAGDLVLVVVPWDGHAELLRELKPHLDGKIVVDCVNPLGFDKQGAYALPVEEGSATQQAAAILTESTVVGAFHNVSAVLLEDPEVSSVDTDVLVLGDEREATDLVQALADAVPGMRGVYAGRRRNAHQVEALTANLIAINRRYKAHAGVRITDV; encoded by the coding sequence ATGACGGAACTGAGCACGCAGACGATCGCCATCCTCGGCGGCACCGGACCCCAGGGGCGGGGCCTGGCGCGTCGCTTCGCCACCGCCGGCCTGACCGTGGTCCTCGGCAGCCGGGCCGCGGAGAAGGCCGAGCACGCCGCCGCCGAGCTGGCTGAGGCCACCGGTGGGGCCGTCACCGGGGCGGCCAACGCCGACGCCGCCGCGGCTGGCGACCTGGTGCTGGTCGTGGTGCCGTGGGACGGTCACGCCGAGCTGCTGCGCGAGCTGAAGCCCCACCTGGACGGCAAGATCGTGGTGGACTGCGTCAACCCGCTGGGGTTCGACAAGCAGGGCGCCTATGCGCTGCCCGTCGAGGAGGGGTCCGCCACCCAGCAGGCGGCCGCGATCCTGACCGAGTCCACCGTGGTGGGCGCCTTCCACAACGTCAGTGCCGTGCTGCTGGAGGACCCCGAGGTCTCCTCGGTGGACACCGACGTGCTGGTGCTCGGTGACGAGCGCGAGGCCACAGACCTGGTCCAGGCGCTGGCCGACGCGGTGCCCGGCATGCGCGGGGTGTACGCCGGTCGCCGGCGCAACGCCCACCAGGTCGAGGCGCTGACCGCCAACCTGATCGCGATCAACCGCCGTTACAAGGCGCACGCAGGGGTCCGCATCACCGATGTCTGA
- a CDS encoding TetR family transcriptional regulator, whose translation MTARERISEAALSLFEERGFDQTTIEDVVERAGVGRTTFFRHFRSKEEAVLPDQATLLDQVTERLTRPEPEPLDVRVTEAARIVLDHYLTEGELARARYRLVSAVPAVRAREYAGQRAYQRAFRAAIHAGLPDVPDRDLEAELVGAAVVTAHNHVLRCWLRGEGTDPVRDFDRALRRATEPLRRTGTDGAPDALAVDAARSALPALERLLPAVRRLADADPSQS comes from the coding sequence ATGACGGCACGCGAACGCATCTCGGAGGCCGCCCTCTCCCTGTTCGAGGAGCGCGGCTTCGACCAGACCACCATCGAGGACGTGGTCGAGCGCGCGGGCGTGGGCCGCACCACCTTCTTCCGGCACTTCCGGTCCAAGGAGGAGGCGGTCCTCCCCGACCAGGCCACGCTGCTGGACCAGGTCACCGAGCGCCTCACCCGGCCGGAGCCCGAGCCGCTCGACGTCCGGGTCACCGAGGCCGCCCGGATCGTGCTGGACCACTACCTCACCGAGGGCGAGCTGGCCCGCGCCCGCTACCGCCTCGTCTCGGCGGTGCCGGCGGTGCGCGCCCGGGAGTACGCCGGCCAGCGGGCCTACCAGCGCGCCTTCCGGGCCGCGATCCACGCCGGGCTGCCCGACGTGCCGGACCGCGACCTGGAGGCCGAGCTGGTGGGGGCGGCCGTGGTGACCGCGCACAACCACGTGCTGCGCTGCTGGCTGCGGGGCGAGGGCACCGACCCGGTGCGGGACTTCGACCGCGCGCTGCGCCGGGCCACCGAGCCGCTGCGGCGCACCGGCACCGACGGGGCTCCGGACGCCCTCGCCGTCGACGCGGCGCGGTCCGCCCTGCCTGCGCTGGAGCGGCTGCTACCCGCGGTACGGCGACTGGCCGACGCCGATCCGTCCCAGTCGTGA
- a CDS encoding enoyl-CoA hydratase/isomerase family protein, which translates to MADVELVTYAVDGGVAHLGLNRPGVANTFDLPTAQAFAEAVRRAGADQDVRAVLVTGAGPRFCAGGDVASFVAADDRAAYLHELALELDVALQALAALPKPVVAAVQGAVAGAGLALMLSCDVIVAAEGTKFVFAYPGIGLTPDCGVSYLLPRAVGQQRALGFALSGRPITAEVALDWGLVTEVAADAAARATEVVAGLAAGPAVALGQARRLLRAGWELDRAAVGAEEARTISASVTGPEATELIARFVAR; encoded by the coding sequence ATGGCCGACGTCGAGCTGGTGACCTACGCGGTCGACGGGGGAGTCGCGCACCTGGGGCTGAACCGCCCCGGGGTCGCGAACACGTTCGACCTGCCGACCGCGCAGGCCTTCGCCGAGGCCGTCCGGCGCGCCGGGGCGGACCAGGACGTGCGCGCGGTGCTGGTCACCGGCGCCGGTCCCCGGTTCTGCGCCGGCGGCGACGTGGCCTCGTTCGTCGCGGCCGACGACCGGGCGGCGTACCTGCACGAGCTCGCGCTGGAGCTCGATGTCGCCCTGCAGGCGCTGGCGGCGCTGCCCAAGCCCGTGGTCGCAGCCGTGCAGGGCGCGGTCGCCGGCGCCGGGCTGGCCCTGATGCTCAGCTGCGACGTGATCGTCGCGGCCGAGGGCACCAAGTTCGTCTTCGCCTACCCCGGCATCGGGCTCACCCCCGACTGCGGCGTCTCCTACCTGCTGCCGCGGGCCGTCGGCCAGCAGCGGGCGCTGGGCTTCGCGCTCAGCGGGCGGCCGATCACCGCCGAGGTGGCCCTCGACTGGGGCCTGGTCACCGAGGTTGCGGCCGACGCCGCGGCCCGTGCCACCGAGGTCGTCGCCGGCCTCGCCGCGGGTCCGGCGGTCGCGCTGGGCCAGGCCCGCCGGCTGCTCCGGGCCGGCTGGGAGCTGGACCGGGCCGCGGTCGGGGCCGAGGAGGCCCGCACCATCAGCGCCAGCGTCACCGGCCCCGAGGCCACCGAGCTGATCGCGCGCTTCGTGGCACGCTGA
- the icmF gene encoding fused isobutyryl-CoA mutase/GTPase IcmF, with amino-acid sequence MSELHVPRNPVRLVTASALFDGHDASINIMRRIFQSQGCEVIHLGHNRSVAEVVAAALEEDVQGVAVSSYQGGHVEYFEYLTESLRAAGADHVKVVGGGGGVIVPQEIERLRAAGVRIFSPEDGQRMGLVGMVNSVVADCDFDPWTQRQADVEAVLAGDRPAIARALTGAETGQLDEQTLTRIRTAAAATGTPVLGITGTGGSGKSSLTDELVRRFRIDQQDKLRIAVVAVDPTRRKGGGALLGDRIRANALDGERTFFRSLATRGAHEVPEHLADVIDVMKAAGFDLVVVETPGIGQGDAAIVPFVDRSLYVMTPEFGAASQLEKIDMLDFADTVAINKFERRGAKDALRDVGRQLVRNREAFSQTADEMPVFGTSAATFNDDGVTALYQHLRDQLAEAGLAVTEGLLPRVEVRHSSTIRQVVPGERVRYLAEIAETVRDYHRRTEEYAAAASRVQRLELVKGELVEAGFETGLRPSSTSASGVDQLLAQARKDLPHEVADQVAAWPAVVASYSGTEQVVTVRGKEQRTALTRESLSGNPIPRVSLPRFTDHGELVRFWRRENLPGFFPFTAGVFPFKRDGEDPARMFAGEGDPARTNRRFKILSADGEATRLSTAFDSVTLYGRDPDPRPDVYGKVGTSGVSVATVEDMAALFDGFDLVAPSTSVSMTINGPAPTVLAFFLNTVIDQQVARFRETEGRDPDEAERAELSAYALGGVRGTVQADILKEDQGQNTCLFSTEFSLRMMADIQEWFIARKVRNFYSVSISGYHIAEAGANPISQLAFTLANGFTYVEAYLARGMDIDDFAPNLSFFFSNGMDPEYSVLGRVARRIWAITMKEKYGAAERSQKLKYHVQTSGRSLHAQEMDFNDIRTTLQALIAIYDNANSLHTNAYDEAVTTPTEESVRRALAIQLIINREWGLAMNENPLQGSFVIDELTDLVEAAVLAEFDSLNERGGVLGAMETGYQRGRIQDESMRYEHRKHDGSLPIIGVNTFVKPDSDASPADVELARATESEKESQLSRVREFHAAHGAEAQHALARLKEAAISGDNVFAVLMDAARVCSLQQVTEAFFEVGGQYRRNV; translated from the coding sequence ATGAGCGAGCTCCACGTGCCCCGCAACCCGGTTCGCCTGGTGACCGCCTCAGCGCTGTTCGACGGCCACGACGCCTCCATCAACATCATGCGGCGGATCTTCCAGAGCCAGGGCTGCGAGGTCATCCACCTCGGTCACAACCGCTCGGTGGCCGAGGTCGTGGCCGCCGCGCTCGAGGAGGACGTGCAGGGCGTGGCCGTCTCCTCCTACCAGGGCGGGCACGTGGAGTACTTCGAGTACCTCACCGAGTCGCTGCGCGCCGCGGGGGCGGACCACGTCAAGGTCGTCGGGGGCGGTGGCGGGGTGATCGTGCCGCAGGAGATCGAGCGGCTGCGCGCGGCCGGCGTGCGGATCTTCTCCCCCGAGGACGGCCAGCGCATGGGTCTGGTGGGGATGGTCAACTCGGTGGTCGCCGACTGCGACTTCGACCCCTGGACCCAGCGCCAGGCAGACGTCGAGGCGGTGCTGGCCGGCGACCGCCCGGCGATCGCCCGCGCCCTGACCGGTGCGGAGACCGGCCAGCTGGACGAGCAGACGCTGACCCGGATCCGGACGGCCGCCGCGGCCACCGGCACCCCGGTGCTGGGCATCACCGGCACCGGCGGCTCCGGCAAGTCCAGCCTCACCGACGAGCTGGTCCGGCGCTTCCGGATCGACCAGCAGGACAAGCTGCGGATCGCGGTGGTCGCGGTCGACCCCACCCGCCGCAAGGGCGGGGGCGCGCTGCTGGGCGACCGGATCCGGGCCAACGCCCTGGACGGCGAGCGCACCTTCTTCCGCAGCCTCGCCACCCGGGGCGCCCACGAGGTGCCCGAGCACCTGGCCGACGTGATCGACGTGATGAAGGCGGCCGGCTTCGACCTGGTCGTGGTGGAGACCCCCGGCATCGGCCAGGGCGACGCCGCGATCGTGCCCTTCGTGGACCGCTCGCTGTACGTGATGACGCCCGAGTTCGGCGCCGCGTCCCAGCTGGAGAAGATCGACATGCTCGACTTCGCCGACACCGTGGCGATCAACAAGTTCGAGCGCCGCGGCGCCAAGGACGCGCTGCGCGACGTCGGCCGCCAGCTGGTGCGCAACCGCGAGGCCTTCTCCCAGACTGCCGACGAGATGCCGGTCTTCGGCACCAGCGCCGCCACCTTCAACGACGACGGCGTGACCGCGCTCTACCAGCACCTGCGCGACCAGCTGGCCGAGGCCGGGCTGGCCGTCACCGAGGGCCTGCTCCCCCGCGTCGAGGTGCGTCACTCCTCGACGATCCGCCAGGTGGTGCCCGGCGAGCGGGTCCGCTACCTGGCCGAGATCGCCGAGACCGTCCGCGACTACCACCGCCGCACCGAGGAGTACGCCGCGGCGGCCAGCCGGGTGCAGCGGCTCGAGCTGGTGAAGGGCGAGCTGGTGGAGGCTGGTTTCGAGACAGGACTTCGTCCTTCCTCAACCAGCGCGTCAGGCGTCGACCAGCTCCTGGCACAGGCGCGCAAGGACCTCCCCCACGAGGTGGCCGACCAGGTCGCGGCGTGGCCGGCTGTCGTGGCGTCGTACTCCGGCACTGAGCAGGTGGTGACGGTGCGCGGCAAGGAGCAGCGCACCGCGCTGACCCGCGAGTCACTCTCGGGCAACCCGATCCCCCGTGTCTCCCTGCCGCGCTTCACCGACCACGGCGAGCTGGTGCGCTTCTGGCGCCGGGAGAACCTGCCCGGCTTCTTCCCGTTCACCGCCGGCGTCTTCCCGTTCAAGCGGGACGGTGAGGACCCGGCCCGGATGTTCGCCGGCGAGGGCGACCCGGCGCGCACCAACCGCCGGTTCAAGATCCTCTCCGCCGACGGCGAGGCCACCCGGCTCTCCACCGCGTTCGACTCGGTCACCCTCTACGGCCGCGACCCCGACCCCCGTCCCGACGTCTACGGCAAGGTGGGCACCTCGGGCGTCTCGGTGGCCACGGTCGAGGACATGGCGGCGCTCTTCGACGGCTTCGACCTGGTCGCGCCCTCGACCAGCGTCTCGATGACGATCAACGGCCCGGCACCGACCGTGCTGGCCTTCTTCCTCAACACCGTCATCGACCAGCAGGTGGCGCGGTTCCGCGAGACCGAGGGTCGCGACCCCGACGAGGCCGAGCGCGCCGAGCTGTCGGCGTACGCCTTGGGAGGAGTGCGCGGCACCGTGCAGGCCGACATCCTCAAGGAGGACCAGGGCCAGAACACCTGCCTGTTCTCCACCGAGTTCAGCCTGCGGATGATGGCCGACATCCAGGAGTGGTTCATCGCGCGGAAGGTGCGCAACTTCTACTCCGTCTCCATCTCCGGCTACCACATCGCCGAGGCCGGGGCGAACCCCATCAGCCAGCTCGCGTTCACTCTGGCCAACGGCTTCACCTACGTCGAGGCCTACCTGGCGCGCGGCATGGACATCGACGACTTCGCCCCCAACCTGTCGTTCTTCTTCTCCAACGGCATGGACCCGGAGTACTCCGTGCTGGGCCGGGTGGCGCGCCGCATCTGGGCGATCACGATGAAGGAGAAGTACGGCGCGGCGGAGCGCTCGCAGAAGCTGAAGTACCACGTGCAGACCTCCGGTCGCTCCCTGCACGCCCAGGAGATGGACTTCAACGACATCCGCACCACCCTGCAGGCGCTGATCGCGATCTACGACAACGCCAACAGCCTGCACACCAACGCCTACGACGAGGCCGTCACCACCCCCACCGAGGAGTCGGTACGCCGGGCGCTGGCGATCCAGCTGATCATCAACCGCGAGTGGGGCCTGGCGATGAACGAGAACCCGCTGCAGGGCTCCTTCGTCATCGACGAGCTCACCGACCTGGTCGAGGCCGCGGTGCTGGCGGAGTTCGACTCCCTCAACGAGCGCGGCGGCGTGCTGGGCGCGATGGAGACCGGCTACCAGCGGGGGCGGATCCAGGACGAGTCGATGCGCTACGAGCACCGCAAGCACGACGGCTCGCTGCCCATCATCGGGGTCAACACCTTCGTCAAGCCCGACTCCGACGCCTCCCCCGCCGACGTCGAGCTGGCGCGCGCGACCGAGTCCGAGAAGGAGTCACAGCTGAGCCGGGTCCGGGAGTTCCACGCCGCCCACGGCGCGGAGGCCCAGCACGCGCTGGCCCGGCTGAAGGAGGCGGCCATCTCGGGCGACAACGTCTTCGCGGTGCTGATGGACGCCGCGCGGGTCTGCTCGCTGCAGCAGGTCACCGAAGCGTTCTTCGAGGTGGGCGGGCAGTACCGGCGCAACGTCTGA
- a CDS encoding rhomboid family intramembrane serine protease — MVTRPYDPRPRRPWREAALVSAGFVALLWLIELLDTGLNNRLDREGIRPGSPDGLSGVLFAPLLHVGFDHLAANTVPLLVLGFLILLSGVGQWLAVTATVWIIGGLGTWLLGGAGTVHLGASLLVFGWLAFLLVRGIFTRRPGQIALGVLLFLVYGSLLWGVLPGQPGVSWQGHLFGALGGLLAAWWLRPSRLGRIGVGQSPYRG, encoded by the coding sequence ATGGTGACGCGTCCCTACGACCCGCGCCCGCGTCGCCCGTGGCGCGAGGCGGCGCTGGTCAGCGCCGGCTTCGTGGCGCTGCTGTGGCTGATCGAGCTGCTCGACACCGGCCTGAACAACCGGCTGGACCGCGAGGGGATCCGCCCGGGCAGCCCCGACGGGCTCAGCGGCGTGCTGTTCGCGCCCCTGCTGCACGTCGGCTTCGACCACCTGGCCGCCAACACCGTGCCGCTGCTGGTCCTCGGCTTCCTGATCCTGCTCTCCGGCGTGGGCCAGTGGCTCGCGGTCACCGCGACGGTGTGGATCATCGGTGGGCTGGGGACCTGGCTCCTCGGTGGAGCCGGGACGGTCCACCTCGGGGCCTCCCTGCTCGTCTTCGGGTGGCTGGCCTTCCTGCTGGTGCGCGGGATCTTCACCCGCCGTCCCGGTCAGATCGCGCTCGGCGTGCTCCTCTTCCTCGTCTACGGCAGCCTGCTGTGGGGCGTGCTGCCCGGCCAGCCGGGCGTCTCCTGGCAGGGGCACCTCTTCGGCGCCCTCGGCGGTCTGCTCGCGGCGTGGTGGCTCAGGCCGTCACGACTGGGACGGATCGGCGTCGGCCAGTCGCCGTACCGCGGGTAG
- a CDS encoding 3-hydroxybutyryl-CoA dehydrogenase codes for MQNVGVVGCGLMGAGIAEVSARAGLDVVVAESSQGAADAGRSRLEKSLTRAEAKGKIDSAAAVLERIRVVTDLGELADRDIVIEAIVEDEDAKTGLFRSLDQIVTRPEAILASNTSSIPIMKLGVVTSRPENVIGVHFFNPVPVLQLVELVPSLLTADDTTARARAFVEGQLGKQAIDCQDRAGFVVNALLIPFVLSAIRMLESGFATAEDIDRGLVLGAAHPQGPLALADLIGLDTTKAVAESLYEEFKEPLYAAPPLLARMVDAGLLGRKTGRGFYTYA; via the coding sequence ATGCAGAACGTCGGAGTTGTCGGGTGTGGACTGATGGGTGCGGGCATCGCGGAGGTCTCCGCGCGCGCCGGACTGGACGTGGTGGTCGCCGAGTCGAGCCAGGGCGCTGCCGACGCCGGACGCAGCCGCCTGGAGAAGTCGCTGACCCGGGCCGAGGCCAAGGGCAAGATCGACTCCGCGGCCGCCGTGCTGGAGCGGATCCGGGTCGTCACCGACCTCGGTGAGCTCGCCGACCGCGACATCGTGATCGAGGCGATCGTGGAGGACGAGGACGCCAAGACCGGCCTGTTCCGGTCCCTGGACCAGATCGTCACCCGCCCCGAGGCGATCCTGGCCTCCAACACCTCCTCGATCCCGATCATGAAGCTGGGCGTGGTCACCTCCCGTCCCGAGAACGTCATCGGCGTCCACTTCTTCAACCCCGTCCCGGTCCTCCAGCTGGTCGAGCTGGTGCCGAGCCTGCTCACCGCCGACGACACCACCGCCCGGGCCCGGGCGTTCGTGGAGGGCCAGCTCGGCAAGCAGGCCATCGACTGCCAGGACCGTGCCGGCTTCGTGGTCAACGCGCTGCTGATCCCGTTCGTGCTCTCCGCCATCCGGATGCTGGAGTCCGGCTTCGCCACTGCCGAGGACATCGACCGCGGCCTGGTGCTGGGGGCGGCCCACCCGCAGGGCCCACTGGCCCTGGCCGACCTGATCGGACTCGACACCACCAAGGCGGTCGCGGAGTCGCTTTACGAGGAGTTCAAGGAGCCGCTGTACGCCGCTCCGCCGCTGTTGGCCAGAATGGTCGACGCCGGCCTGCTCGGGCGCAAGACCGGTCGCGGTTTCTACACCTACGCCTGA
- a CDS encoding ABC transporter ATP-binding protein, translating to MTPEDSGTLRVRGLSRVAGGAVLVEDASFQVPSGGVVALVGPNGAGKSSLLRLIAGTASADRLPDAAPARRRAGRGQASVVLDGVDLLALRRRDRARQVAVVEQDARAEFALTVRQVVALGRIPHESSWAVAPTESGEVDAALARAGLQGMADRSLATLSGGEQQRVQLARALAQQPRLLLLDEPTNHLDIRAQLDTLALLREIAGTGITVLAALHDLNLAAAHCDHVVVLAGGRVRAVGEVGEVLVPALIEETYGVAADVVAHPRTGRPLIAFSRT from the coding sequence ATGACTCCTGAGGACTCCGGCACGCTGCGGGTGCGCGGCCTGTCCCGCGTGGCGGGAGGCGCGGTCCTGGTCGAGGACGCCTCGTTCCAGGTTCCCAGCGGCGGCGTCGTCGCCCTGGTCGGTCCCAACGGGGCCGGGAAGTCGAGCCTGCTCCGGCTGATCGCCGGCACCGCGTCTGCGGACCGGCTCCCCGACGCCGCGCCCGCCCGGCGACGGGCCGGGCGCGGCCAGGCGAGCGTCGTGCTGGACGGCGTCGACCTGCTCGCCCTGCGCCGTCGGGACCGGGCCCGACAGGTCGCGGTCGTCGAGCAGGACGCCCGGGCGGAGTTCGCCCTCACCGTGCGCCAGGTGGTGGCCCTGGGCCGGATCCCGCACGAGTCGTCCTGGGCCGTGGCCCCGACGGAGTCCGGGGAGGTCGACGCGGCCCTGGCGCGCGCCGGGCTGCAGGGGATGGCGGACCGTTCCCTGGCCACGCTCTCGGGTGGCGAGCAGCAGCGGGTGCAGCTGGCCCGGGCGCTGGCCCAGCAGCCGCGGCTGCTGCTGCTCGACGAGCCCACCAACCACCTCGACATCCGGGCCCAGCTGGACACCCTGGCGCTGCTGCGGGAGATCGCGGGGACCGGGATCACCGTGCTCGCCGCCCTGCACGACCTCAACCTCGCCGCGGCCCACTGCGACCACGTGGTGGTGCTCGCCGGTGGCCGGGTGCGCGCTGTGGGGGAGGTGGGCGAGGTCCTGGTCCCCGCCCTGATCGAGGAGACCTACGGCGTGGCCGCCGACGTGGTGGCCCACCCGAGGACGGGCCGGCCGCTGATCGCGTTCTCCCGAACCTAG
- a CDS encoding TIGR03557 family F420-dependent LLM class oxidoreductase — translation MQGRVGYVVPLDAVTPREAVDLSVMAQHAGFVGTMAADTFQPWLPSLGQAPHVWTLLGALAEHTTGDFGVGMAVAGGRMHPAALAQAAATLGALHPGRHWISMGVGEALHEHVVGDYWPEPPQRIERLFEAVELVKRLFAGSGAGREVRYDGSHFRMESSRLWTMPQQPPAVLVATSGPHTARRAGRSADGLLAFAVQPQQAALLLERFREGARESGKDPAAMPAWLHLNVSWASSTEAAVRHVVERYPMAAMRFARGDLRSPHAVEQIARLVRAEDFEGRIPASADPAVHLAEIRTYLDLGYDRVFLHNVGPDQAAFLQTFGRDVIPALDS, via the coding sequence GTGCAGGGACGGGTCGGGTACGTCGTACCGCTGGACGCGGTCACACCGCGCGAGGCCGTCGACCTCAGCGTCATGGCCCAGCACGCCGGCTTCGTCGGCACCATGGCCGCCGACACCTTCCAGCCCTGGCTCCCCAGCCTGGGCCAGGCGCCCCACGTCTGGACCCTGCTCGGCGCCCTGGCCGAGCACACCACGGGCGACTTCGGGGTCGGGATGGCGGTGGCCGGGGGACGGATGCACCCCGCTGCGCTGGCGCAGGCCGCGGCGACCCTGGGGGCGCTGCACCCGGGGCGGCACTGGATCTCGATGGGCGTCGGCGAGGCGCTGCACGAGCACGTGGTCGGCGACTACTGGCCGGAGCCGCCGCAGCGCATCGAGCGGCTGTTCGAGGCCGTGGAGCTGGTGAAGCGGCTCTTCGCCGGGTCAGGCGCGGGCCGCGAGGTGCGGTACGACGGCTCGCACTTCCGGATGGAGAGCTCCCGGCTGTGGACGATGCCGCAGCAGCCACCCGCGGTGCTGGTCGCCACCAGCGGCCCGCACACCGCGCGCCGCGCGGGCCGCAGCGCCGACGGGCTGCTGGCCTTCGCCGTGCAGCCGCAGCAGGCGGCGCTGCTCCTGGAGCGGTTCCGGGAGGGGGCGCGGGAGTCCGGCAAGGACCCCGCCGCGATGCCCGCCTGGCTGCACCTCAACGTGAGCTGGGCGAGCAGCACCGAGGCGGCGGTCCGGCACGTCGTGGAGCGCTACCCGATGGCCGCGATGCGGTTCGCGCGCGGCGACCTGCGCTCCCCGCACGCGGTGGAGCAGATCGCCCGGCTGGTGCGGGCCGAGGACTTCGAGGGCCGGATCCCGGCGAGCGCCGACCCGGCCGTGCACCTGGCCGAGATCCGGACCTACCTGGACCTCGGCTACGACCGGGTGTTCCTGCACAACGTGGGGCCCGACCAGGCGGCCTTCCTGCAGACGTTCGGGCGCGACGTGATCCCCGCGCTGGACTCCTAG
- a CDS encoding enoyl-CoA hydratase-related protein translates to MSEVLTVEREGHVETWTLNMPEKRNPISGADVVEAFVANTGRVELDLDVRCVILTGSGSAFSAGGDVQAMADGEGMFGGSPFEQRNGYRQGIQRIPLAMQACEVPMIAAVNGAAVGAGCDLALMCDLRIASEKAFFAESFAQLGLIPGDGGAWLLSRAIGPARAAEMALTGDRVDAATALEWGLVSRVTAPRT, encoded by the coding sequence GTGTCCGAAGTCCTGACCGTCGAGCGTGAGGGCCACGTCGAGACCTGGACCCTCAACATGCCCGAGAAGCGCAACCCCATCTCGGGCGCCGACGTGGTCGAGGCGTTCGTGGCCAACACGGGCCGGGTCGAGCTCGACCTGGACGTCCGCTGCGTCATCCTCACCGGCTCCGGCTCGGCGTTCTCCGCCGGTGGCGACGTGCAGGCGATGGCGGATGGTGAGGGGATGTTCGGCGGATCGCCGTTCGAGCAGCGCAACGGCTACCGCCAGGGTATCCAGCGGATCCCGCTGGCGATGCAGGCGTGCGAGGTGCCGATGATCGCGGCCGTCAACGGGGCGGCAGTGGGTGCGGGGTGCGACCTGGCCCTGATGTGCGACCTGCGGATCGCCTCGGAGAAGGCGTTCTTCGCCGAGTCCTTCGCCCAGCTCGGGCTGATCCCGGGCGACGGCGGCGCGTGGCTGCTCAGCCGCGCGATCGGGCCGGCCCGGGCGGCCGAGATGGCGCTGACCGGGGACCGGGTCGACGCCGCGACCGCGCTGGAGTGGGGTCTGGTCTCCCGGGTCACCGCCCCGAGGACCTGA